GTTACCTCTTTTGTTATCTGGAAGCTTAAACGGCATCCTTATCTCGCCGTCGGCTGGTTTTGGTACATCGGGACCCTTGTCCCGGTTATCGGCTTAGTCCAGGTAGGCCCTCAGGCTTTTGCCGATAGGTACACTTACTTTCCTTTAATCGGATTATTTATTTTCATTACGTGGGGATTATTAAATTTCACCGGCCGGTCGAAGAAAAAGAAGATTATCTTTTCTATATCCGCCCCGGTTATTATTTTATTACTTGGGACACTGTCCTCGCATCAGGTTAAGTACTGGCAAAATAGCGCCTCTCTCTTCAGCCATGCTGCTCAAGTCGTTGAAAATAACTGGTGGGCCTGCGATTTGTTAGGTTCTGCCTTTCTCGAACAAAGCAAGTATGACGAAGCCGTCAAAAACTTTAATAAAGCCCTCGAATTAAGACCAGCCCATAAAAAAATGCGGGACAAATTAGAATTCCAGATTAACAACGAGTTAGGCATCACACTTGGGTATCAAGGCAAATTAGATGAGGCGGTAAAATTCTTCGATAAAGCGTTAGCAATAAAGCCGGATGACTCGGAAACAAATTACAATCTCGGGTGTACCTATATGGGTATGGGCAAATTCGACGAGGCAGTTAAATATTTATATAAGGCTTTGACGCTCAGCCCTGATACCGAAATTTATCGAGAAGCTTTTAACCACGCTTCTCTTATGAAAAGCCAAAAGCAGAATACAATCGGTAAATAACACCATAGTAAGTAAACTTAGGGAAAAGGGACACTTTGTTCGTATTAATTCGTGGTTAGTTTAAAATCCGTTTAATCAGTAATTCAATCAAATGCGCATATAGCTAAGTGGTAAAAACAGCAAAACCAAATTTTTTTTTATTCCTTTAGCTCTAAGTACTTAGCCAAAACCGCACCCACATAAACCCCAGATTTTTCGCATCAATCGCGCATGTTCGTCCAATTTTGGAGGGAGGTATGTATTGTCCGCCATAGCTTCAGCGACGGCGGAAAAGATGATTGTCTGCGCTGAATGGAAAAATCAATCAAAACATATTAATTATGCAAAACGAACCCAATTTCCAAAAAAGTCAAATGTTTATAACCCTATTGAATATAACGAATTGCAGTGAAAAAACGAAATTGGACACTTGGTCAAAACGAACCCAAACAAAGCCAATTTTATCGGCTTCAATTAGCAGTAACTTACTTCAGCCAGTCTTGAGCCAATACAGCAAAGTCCAGGAAATTGATTATGCCGTCGCCCTCGGCTGGGAAAATATCCGCATCCGGCTCATCACCCAGCCAATTGTCAGCCAATATCTTCAGGTCATCGAAGTCAACAACATCAGCTTCCGGATTCAATCGCTCTATCGCCGTCGCCGCCCAGATAGCCGCCGCTTCAGCATGGGTATTGCCGATTTCTCTTGGCCGGTCAAAGTAATACTGCACGTCAGAGCTCGCACCTGTTCCTGTACAGACTTCGTGAACGCGTCCCTGCTCGTCTATATAATCCTGCAAAGCGGCCCAGCCATCCAAAGCGGCCTGTTTGTATGGCTCCTCTGGAAGCCATCCCTCTTTTACCCCGGTCGTCAGCGCAAAGACAAACATAGCTGTGCACGACGATTCATACCAGTTACGTGGGTCACTGCCCATATCAAGCACCTGATACCACATCCCGCCTTCACTCTGATATGTAACCAAGGCAGACATCATAGCCTGATATTTGCCAAGCAGCTCTGCCCGCTGCGGGTGACTTTCCGGAAGAGCGAGCAGGATTTCTGTCATCGACGACGCCGCCCAGCCGTTGCCTCTGCCCCAGTGAATCGGTGCGCTCAGCGTATGATAAAAAAGACCGTTGGCCTGCTGCAAATTTTCCACTTCTCCCATATATCCCAAAAGCTGCGTAACAGCATGATTAGCGTAATCAATATCTCCTGTGGACTTATAGGCCTGAATTTGCAGCGAACCAATCATATACGTATCATCAATCCAGAAGCGTGTGTATGCGCTCAGACCATCGGGACGCGGACTTGCAAATTCCCTGTCCGCCAAATACAGCGCCGATGTAAGATAGTTGGCATCGCCGGTCTGGCGGTACAGCTCAAAAGGGTATATCCCATACACATTTCTATCTACGTCCCCTTCCGGC
The sequence above is a segment of the Phycisphaerae bacterium genome. Coding sequences within it:
- a CDS encoding glycoside hydrolase family 88 protein; its protein translation is GTNSNVRSNPKYTVYTESYDPPGDLDLATTYYWAVDSNDSGTIYAGDDWNFRTLSVSAGDRIADYIVSLNLPGTTYYADLCAYYGVLVYSEFKGDTALKNSIIAKFPATYYTGATMPPEGDVDRNVYGIYPFELYRQTGDANYLTSALYLADREFASPRPDGLSAYTRFWIDDTYMIGSLQIQAYKSTGDIDYANHAVTQLLGYMGEVENLQQANGLFYHTLSAPIHWGRGNGWAASSMTEILLALPESHPQRAELLGKYQAMMSALVTYQSEGGMWYQVLDMGSDPRNWYESSCTAMFVFALTTGVKEGWLPEEPYKQAALDGWAALQDYIDEQGRVHEVCTGTGASSDVQYYFDRPREIGNTHAEAAAIWAATAIERLNPEADVVDFDDLKILADNWLGDEPDADIFPAEGDGIINFLDFAVLAQDWLK